The sequence GAACGAACCAGCCAATGTCCTAACTCCCCATAAAATGGCTGAAATAGCTGCAAAGACAGGAAGGGACAATGGCTTTGAGGTAGAAGTATTCGAAGAAAATAAAATAGAAGAACTAGGTATGGTTGCATTCTTAACTGTGGGAAGGGCATCAGAAAACAGGCCAAGACTTATTGTTATGAGGTATAAAGGAGATACAGAAAACCCCAATGAGATAATTGGTCTCGTGGGTAAGGGGCTTACTTATGACAGTGGGGGACTTTCCATAAAGCCTAAAGAGGGTATGCTTAATATGAAGTGTGACATGGGTGGAGCAGCCTCTGTCATAGGTGCCATGAAAGCTATTGCCTTATTGAAACCTAGGCTTAATGTCACGGCCATCGTAGCAGCTTGTGAAAACGCCATCGATGCCACTGCATATAGGGGTGGGGATATCATAAATACAATGGCAGGAAAAACAGTGTTTATAGGAAGTACCGATGCTGAGGGTAGATTAACACTGGCAGATGCCATCCATTTTGCCATAATGAATGAAAAAGTAACCAGAGTTGTGGATGTGGCCACATTAACCGGTGGAGCTGTGGTTGCCCTAGGTGCTCACGCAACCTTAGTAGTTTCCAATGACGATGAATTCTACAGTAAACTTGAAGCTTCGACAATTATTTCCGGGGAAAAGATTTGGAGAATGCCAACATTCGACGATTATAGGGAACAACTGAAATCTAAAGTTGCAGATTTAACAAATTCTGCGGGGAACCCACAAGCCATCACAGCGGCTATGTTTGTTGAAGAGTTTGTGCAAAAGAAACCATGGATTCATATGGATATAGCTGGAACTGCTTTTACAGGTAGCGACAGAGACTATATAGCAACAGGTGGAACTGGTGTGGGTGTAAGGACCCTTTACCAATTAGTTAAAAATCTAAGTGAATAATTAAGGAGGGAAATGAATGAAAAGTCTTAAGTTAGAGGAATTTACCCGCTATAAGTTTTTATCTGGTATTGAGTTATCACCAAAAGGAAAACATGCAGGGTTTGTAGTTCATGGGTCTAATCTAGAGGACAATAACTACAACTCAAATCTATGGCTCTATAATCTTAAGTCCGAGGGGCTTACCCAACTAACTGCACTTGATAAAGAGAGTAACTTTATATGGTTAGAAGACGGAGATAGTATCATATTCCCCAC comes from Alkalicella caledoniensis and encodes:
- a CDS encoding leucyl aminopeptidase — translated: MNIKVLAKKPSGNYSEAIIIPFYEGIKADEINFPVKEVEQAIRYFVEENEFSGKFKEVQAVKLPRTESPKKVVLVGLGKEEDSDLEKLRRVFSKAVKETAAMKPLAVDVILPTSLVEVADAVRAITEGLLLGSYKFHKYIKDKKVNTIEVIHFITENVELVESAMEEGEILAQSTILARDLVNEPANVLTPHKMAEIAAKTGRDNGFEVEVFEENKIEELGMVAFLTVGRASENRPRLIVMRYKGDTENPNEIIGLVGKGLTYDSGGLSIKPKEGMLNMKCDMGGAASVIGAMKAIALLKPRLNVTAIVAACENAIDATAYRGGDIINTMAGKTVFIGSTDAEGRLTLADAIHFAIMNEKVTRVVDVATLTGGAVVALGAHATLVVSNDDEFYSKLEASTIISGEKIWRMPTFDDYREQLKSKVADLTNSAGNPQAITAAMFVEEFVQKKPWIHMDIAGTAFTGSDRDYIATGGTGVGVRTLYQLVKNLSE